A single Chryseobacterium sp. DNA region contains:
- a CDS encoding MBL fold metallo-hydrolase: protein MEIQKLNWAGIRLTSHHKTILIDAVEDFSYYKPVLGDAVENLIAFSDHVQADYILFTHLHLDHFDKGVIPKCLKKDGKLIVYSGLEPVVKKLLDDVEMIVLDLNETFTENNITFKPVFAMDGVGEIQSSWIVDDGTTKIFHGGDTIWHNQFWKLGKENPNIDYAFLPVNGVVVNFEIIGLEYSPVPASLNLKEAFAAAHLLHAKKLVPIHYGLFAHEKCYIPQVFDENDLKNVSEEVGQEYMILKDGAVLLES from the coding sequence ATGGAAATACAAAAATTAAACTGGGCAGGTATCCGCCTCACTTCCCACCACAAAACCATCTTAATAGATGCGGTAGAAGATTTCTCTTATTATAAACCTGTTTTGGGCGATGCTGTGGAGAATCTTATAGCATTCTCAGATCATGTACAGGCAGATTACATCCTGTTTACCCATCTGCATCTCGATCATTTTGATAAAGGAGTGATCCCGAAATGCTTAAAGAAAGACGGAAAACTGATCGTCTATTCAGGGCTGGAACCTGTTGTAAAAAAGCTTTTAGATGATGTAGAAATGATTGTCCTGGATCTGAACGAAACCTTCACAGAAAATAATATTACCTTCAAACCTGTATTTGCGATGGATGGAGTGGGAGAAATACAATCTTCATGGATCGTAGATGACGGAACCACAAAAATCTTTCATGGCGGAGATACGATCTGGCACAACCAATTCTGGAAGCTCGGAAAAGAAAATCCCAACATCGATTATGCATTTTTACCGGTAAACGGTGTCGTTGTCAATTTTGAGATCATCGGATTGGAATACAGCCCGGTTCCCGCTTCCCTCAATCTGAAAGAAGCTTTTGCAGCAGCCCATCTTTTACATGCCAAAAAGCTGGTGCCGATCCATTACGGATTGTTTGCGCATGAGAAATGCTATATTCCTCAGGTGTTTGATGAAAATGATCTGAAAAACGTTTCAGAGGAAGTAGGGCAGGAGTATATGATTTTGAAAGATGGAGCGGTGCTGCTAGAATCTTAA